The nucleotide sequence ACACGCCCTGACCGGCACCGGATTCAACTCCCAGAGCACGTCCATGGAAGATACCTCGTTCGAGTTCCTGAAGCGCCTTCTCGACGCCCCCGGCCCGTCGGGCTTCGAGACGGCCGCCGCGCGCGTCTGGCGCGCCGAGGCCGAGGCGTTCGCCAAGAACGTCACCATCGACGTCGCCGGAAACTCGTACGCCACCATCAGCGGGGAGGGCGGCCCGCGGATCATGCTGGCGGGGCACGTCGACGAGATCGGCCTGATGGTGACGCACGTGGACGAAGAAGGCTTCCTGTACGTGGACGGCATCGGCGGGTGGGACCCGCAGGTGCTCGTCGGCCAGCGGATCCGCTTCCTCACGCGGATGGGCGACGTGGTGGGCGTGGTGGGCAAGAAGCCCATCCACCTGATCACGCCCGAGGAAAAGGAAAAGGCCGTCAAGCTCAGCGACCTGTGGGTAGACGTGGGCGCGCGCGACCGCGACGGCGCGGTGGCCAAGGGCATCCGCGTGGGCGACCCCGGCGTGGTGGACGCGGGGCTGATCGAGCTGGGCGACGGGCTGATCGCCAGCCGCGCGGTGGACAACCGCATCGGAGCGTACGTCGTGCTCGAGGTGCTCCGCGCACTCTCCACCGGTGATGGCGGCCAGGCGGAGGTGACGGCGGTAGCCACGGCGCAGGAGGAGATCGGCTACCACGGCGGCGGCGCGCGCACCTCGGCGTACAAGCTGGACCCGCAGATCGCCATCGTGGTAGACCTCACCTTCTCGACCGACGCGCCGGGGGTGGAAAAGAAGCAGGTGGGCGAGCACAAGCTGGGGAGCGGCCCCGTGCTGTC is from Longimicrobium sp. and encodes:
- a CDS encoding M42 family metallopeptidase gives rise to the protein MEDTSFEFLKRLLDAPGPSGFETAAARVWRAEAEAFAKNVTIDVAGNSYATISGEGGPRIMLAGHVDEIGLMVTHVDEEGFLYVDGIGGWDPQVLVGQRIRFLTRMGDVVGVVGKKPIHLITPEEKEKAVKLSDLWVDVGARDRDGAVAKGIRVGDPGVVDAGLIELGDGLIASRAVDNRIGAYVVLEVLRALSTGDGGQAEVTAVATAQEEIGYHGGGARTSAYKLDPQIAIVVDLTFSTDAPGVEKKQVGEHKLGSGPVLSRGSAIHPIVFERLAALAEQEGIPYTIQGSPRMTSTDADAIYLQRAGVPTAVVSIPNRYMHSPNEVVDLADVDATIRLIAAFCRSVTAEDDFIPR